CTCAGCCCACTGAGCATCTCGGATAACGACGCTGGTTCGGCTGAAGTGTGTGCTGGCTGTGCGTCGTTTCGTGGATTTCTACCGTCCATATCGGAGGTCACAGTCACAACTGGAGTTGCGTGGGAAAGAATCGCTTCACGGAGATATGAGAGGTCGTTCACGTCTAGCTCGCAACATTGCGGTTTTCTCAGCGAATCTGGTCACCGGCGACCCTCAGAACCGGTCCAAGAAATACGCTAAAACGTGACTCCGTGAGAAATACGTGTACACCTGAGTATCTGGATGGGAAATCGAATATACGCAATAATGGGATGCAACCACGATTAGGTTGCAGTTTGTACAGGCTCGAATACTAGTTCGAAAAGTGTGCGTTGGGCTCCACGGAGGTGGTAATTAAACGTCGACTGGGAGATGTCCAGCGCCTCGGAGAGTTCCTTGCCGGTCTGAAGGCGTGGTGATTCGAAGAACCCACTCCGGTAGGCTAATTGCAGGACCTCCTGCTGGCGAGGCGTGAGCCGCTCCTCGAAGGTCGTCTGTAAGGTGAGGTCCGCCTCCAGCGACCGCGTGCGGGTTCGTCTGGCCAGAAGTTCGAGATCCGGAACGGGCGTTCGAACCGTGGTGAGGAACGTCGAGACCTCCTTCGTATCCGGGAGGTCGACGACCGCGGTCGCCGTTCCCGCATCGATAGACAGTGTGCACACGCTCGCGCCTTGTTGGATGAGCAGGCCTGCGAGCGTCGGTTCGGCCAGTCGTGCCTTGTACAATCCGCCGTCGTCCCGTTCGTCGAGACGAACGATCTCGTCGACGGCGACCGACTGCTCACTGGCAGTCACGAACTCGTCCGGATCAATTCCCGTCACGGTGAAGAACACGGTCGTGGGACCGTCCACACCTGGGACCTGCCCCTCGAACTCGATCACGCAGTCAGTGGTCCGAGAGAGGCGACACAGCGGCGGTTCCGCGGTCGTCGACTGGAGCGTGAGTTCGTAGACGGCGTCTGTCCGGAGAGAGTCTCTCGTCTCGACGGCGTGGATCGCGTAGGCGATCGTCCGACCGAGTTCCGCCAGCACCTCGGCGTCACGCGCTTCCTGCTGGGGCGTGCCCCCGTAGACCGTCAGCACGCCATAGACCGAGTCGTCGTACACGAGCGGGATGCAGAGACAGGACCGGCCACCGCGCTCGAGCGTATCTTCACGCCACGGTGCAGCCCGGGCATCAGTCGCGACGTCGACGACCACCTGTAACTCTCCAGTTCGGACGGCGCCCGCGAAGGGACTCCCGTTCGCCTCCGAGTCCGGAACCCTGGTCGCGAGGCGGTCCAGATAACCGCTGTCCACGCCCGCCCACGCTCGAGGTTCGACGGTTCTCGTCTCGGCGTCGTATTCGCCGATCCAGGCGAACTCGTAGAGCGCGGACTCGGCGAGTCGCTCGCAGACGGCGTCGTCGATCGTTTCGACCGTATCGGCTTCCACGAGCACTTGGTCGATGCCGCGGATGAGCGCGTTGAGCCGATCGAGGCGCGTTAGCTCCTCGTTCCGCCGTGTTAATTCCTGTTCACTCTCGGCGCGATCCCAGGCGGTTTCGACGGTCGCGGCAACTGTCTCCGCGAGGTCGATCGTTCGGTCGTCGAACGTGTCGGTCCGCGTCGACGCGACACAGACCACCCCGTGTCTCCCCAACGGAACGAGCACGAGACTCTCCAGCGTGGACTCCGCGGACCTACGCTCTGGCACAACCAGGTCGGTCTCGATGTCGGTTTCGTCACCGATGAACGTCTGCCAGACCTGCTCGGAGAAGTTCTCCGGGAAGTTGACTGCATCAACGTCGACTCCATCGGCGGTGTAGCTAGCGTACTCGTCGATTTCGCCGGTCTGGTCGTCGTAGGACCAGAGGCCAGCGTACTCGACGTTGAGGACGTCCCGGGTCAGTTCGGCAGTGCGAGCAGCGATCTCATCGGTCTCGGCGTCGATCAGATCGGCACTGGCCGAGTTGAGCCGTTCAAGCGACTGGTTCGTTCGCTTTAACTTCTCCTCGGCCTTCTTGCGCTCGGTGATATCGAGTGCGGCACAAGTCAATCCGGTGACTTCTCCGGATTCGTCCTGGACCGGGGAGACCGTGAGGTCGTACGTTACTTCGCCGCTCGGTAACTCGTAGGTCAGTTCCTCGCGGACAGCCTCGCCGGTTTCCAAAACGGTCCGCTTCGGCGCCAGTAGAGTCTCTGCCGCCTCGGGTGGCAACAGTTCGTCGTCTCGCTTTCCCAGCATGTCCACGTCCCTGAAATCTGGATCGGGATTTTTGAGCCACGTGTACCGCAGATCGGTATCCATTCGGAACAGGACGAGCGGCGAGTTCTCCACCGCGATGTCGAGTTGCTCTTTCTCCGTTTGGAGTTCTCGTTTGAGCCGCTTGCGCTCGGTGACGTCGATGACGAACTCGACGTACTCGTCGTCCAGTTTCCGCGATTCGAAGAGGCCCCACCACCGGGACCCGTCGGCGTGATAGTACTGTTTCTCGTAGGGTACCCCGCTGTCCGTTTCCTCGACCTGTTCGATGTGTCGCTTCGAGTTCACGAAGAACTCCTCGGGGGTGAGGTCACGCCACGACGTGCCGAGCGCCTCGTCGTACTCCAGGCCGGACATTTCCAGGAAGGCGTCGTTCGCGTCGCTGATGGCCAGATTGCTCCCCCAGACGATGACACCGACCATCTCGGAGTCGAATACGGGGTGGGAGCGAATCCGTTCTCGCGGTCCGTTCGAGTTCCCGGTCCCCTCCGGTTCACCGCTAACGGGTCGCCACCACACCCGTCCGCGCGCGCCGACCTTCTTCGTCTCGAGTGGCCCGTCTTCGACGAGCGCCTCTAGTTTATTGTAGACCGTTCGGTGTGTACAGTCGAACTCGGCGGCGACTTCCGGAGTCGTCAATGGCGTACCGGGCGGCTCGAGCGTGTCGACCACCTCCAGCACTTTGGCCGGTAAGAGGGTGGAAGAACTCATACACCTAGGAGGCCCGATGGGAACAAAAGGGTTCTGTTGACAGAAACGATGTTTGAATGTCGCGATGCACGTGCCGAAAGACCATCGTTTGCCGGGCTCGTACGGCGAGGCTGTTCAGCCCTCGGCTCTCGATGGGGAAACACGGTGCTGAACGGTCGGCGGGCCTACGCGACTGCCCCTGTCCGCCACTCTGCCGGCGCCATCCGAACGCGGCGCCGTGTAAGATTCGCGCACTGTAGTCGGCGCGGCTTTTGAAACCTCTCACCGATTGAGTGTTTCAACAAGGCCCTTTGATCCTAATGCCGTCGTTCGATTCGTCTCGTTTGGATTATCGGCCCCCAGTATGGTGACCACGTTATCATACGCGTTCTTCGTCGTGATCCTCGTTGCTGGAACTACCTGATACTATGAAAATTTGTTATGGGTCTCGTGTTCTGTTCGCATCTGCACGTAACGAATCGGCTAACTCAGATTCAGAACCAAGGTCGAATAACGAAATCGGATCACCGACTGCTGTTACGTAGAGAGTGCGAACTGATTACTGCTCTTGTGCCAGTTTGCAGCGATGAACTCGGCCAATGATCGAGGTTAGAAGCGTAGAGGTGTCTATCAGTCGTGAGGTCGCTCTTCGACGATAACTATCGGATCGTACGCTCGATGAACCTGTCCAATCCCGGGGCCTGCGACGAGTTCCCAGTCGCCAGCGACCGTCGCTTCAAACGACCCAGTGGTGAAAAACCTCGCTGCCCCGGAAGGGATTTCGTCATCCCCTTCAACGACG
This DNA window, taken from Natronococcus sp. CG52, encodes the following:
- a CDS encoding bacterio-opsin activator domain-containing protein — encoded protein: MSSSTLLPAKVLEVVDTLEPPGTPLTTPEVAAEFDCTHRTVYNKLEALVEDGPLETKKVGARGRVWWRPVSGEPEGTGNSNGPRERIRSHPVFDSEMVGVIVWGSNLAISDANDAFLEMSGLEYDEALGTSWRDLTPEEFFVNSKRHIEQVEETDSGVPYEKQYYHADGSRWWGLFESRKLDDEYVEFVIDVTERKRLKRELQTEKEQLDIAVENSPLVLFRMDTDLRYTWLKNPDPDFRDVDMLGKRDDELLPPEAAETLLAPKRTVLETGEAVREELTYELPSGEVTYDLTVSPVQDESGEVTGLTCAALDITERKKAEEKLKRTNQSLERLNSASADLIDAETDEIAARTAELTRDVLNVEYAGLWSYDDQTGEIDEYASYTADGVDVDAVNFPENFSEQVWQTFIGDETDIETDLVVPERRSAESTLESLVLVPLGRHGVVCVASTRTDTFDDRTIDLAETVAATVETAWDRAESEQELTRRNEELTRLDRLNALIRGIDQVLVEADTVETIDDAVCERLAESALYEFAWIGEYDAETRTVEPRAWAGVDSGYLDRLATRVPDSEANGSPFAGAVRTGELQVVVDVATDARAAPWREDTLERGGRSCLCIPLVYDDSVYGVLTVYGGTPQQEARDAEVLAELGRTIAYAIHAVETRDSLRTDAVYELTLQSTTAEPPLCRLSRTTDCVIEFEGQVPGVDGPTTVFFTVTGIDPDEFVTASEQSVAVDEIVRLDERDDGGLYKARLAEPTLAGLLIQQGASVCTLSIDAGTATAVVDLPDTKEVSTFLTTVRTPVPDLELLARRTRTRSLEADLTLQTTFEERLTPRQQEVLQLAYRSGFFESPRLQTGKELSEALDISQSTFNYHLRGAQRTLFELVFEPVQTAT